The sequence CTATTCCGATGAGGGGCTGGTGAAGGCCGAAACGCTCGCCATGCGGCACGGCCTGACGCTGGATACGATACAAGCCGACGTGACGACCTGGACCCCCGAGCGGACGTGGGACGCCCTCGTGTGCACGTTCTTGCACCTGCCCGCCCCCGACCGCCCGCGCTTCTACGAAACGCTACAGGCGGCACTCGCGCCTGGCGGCTGGCTAGTCGCCGAGTGGTTCCGGCCCGAGCAAATCACCGAGGGCTACGACAGCGGCGGCCCGCCCGACGTCACGATGATGGTCACCCCCCAGGAGCTGCGCGACGCCTTCGATCCGGCGGGGCTGCAGGTGCTGCGCGACGCGACGCCCACGCTCGACGAGGGGCCGCACCACCAGGGCCCGGCGGCCACGGTGCAGTGCGTGTGGCACAAGCCCGACGCCGCATAGGGCGCACCGCGCGAAAACCTGTCGAAACGTCGCCCGCGCCTCTTTCGGAAGCGCGCGCCGGGTGGTAGGTTACTTCTCCTTCGCCCCGCCGACGAACCCTTGCGACCCATGCGCGACTACCTCCGGCAGCAGCTCCGCACCGTTCTGGATGCGCTCGATGCCGTGCCCGACGACTTTGAGATCGAACTGGAGGCCCCGGCGCGTCCGGAGCACGGCGACCTGAGCACCAACACGGCGCTTCGGCTGGCCGGGGTGCTGCAGGACAACCCGCGGTCTATTGCCGAGACGTTGGCCGAGCGGCTGCGCGCGGCGGTCGATCCGCACCGGGTGGCCGCGGTGGAAGTGGCCGGGCCGGGGTTCATCAACTTTCGCTTTGCGACGGACTACCTGTATGACGAGCTGGCCGACCTGCTGGCGGCGGGCGCGGCCTTCGGGCGGAGCGACGAAGGAGAGGGCCAGCGCGCGCTGGTTGAGTACGTAAGCGCCAACCCCACCGGTCCGCTCACGGTGGGCCACGGCCGTAACGCCGTGCTGGGCGACACCGTAGCCAACCTGCTGCAATGGGCGGGCTACGACGTGACCCGTGAGTACTACTACAACGACGCCGGCCGGCAGATGCGCGTGCTGGCGCAGTCGGTGCGGGCGCGCTACGAAGAACTGACGGGCGCCGTGGCGCGCGAGCAGCGCACCCTCGACGACGGCACCGTCGTTACGGTGGGCGAAACGTTTCCGGACGACGGCTACCTGGGCGACTACATCACCGACATTGCCCGATCGCTGCAGGACGAACACGGCGACGCGCTCCTCGACGAAGATACCCTGCGCCCGTTTCAGGACGCCGCTGAGGAGGTCATCTTTGCCGAGATAGAAGCCACGCTCGAGCGCCTCAACATCTCGATGGATACGTTCTTCAACGAGCGGTCGCTCTATAGTGACCACCGGGTGGAGCGCGTGGTGGAACGGCTCAAGGCCGCCGGCTACACCTACGAATCCGATGACGCCCTCTGGTTTGAGACCACGCGGTTTGGGAAAGACAGCGACACGGTGCTCATCAAAAGCACCGGCGAGCCCACCTACCGCACGCC comes from Salisaeta longa DSM 21114 and encodes:
- the argS gene encoding arginine--tRNA ligase is translated as MRDYLRQQLRTVLDALDAVPDDFEIELEAPARPEHGDLSTNTALRLAGVLQDNPRSIAETLAERLRAAVDPHRVAAVEVAGPGFINFRFATDYLYDELADLLAAGAAFGRSDEGEGQRALVEYVSANPTGPLTVGHGRNAVLGDTVANLLQWAGYDVTREYYYNDAGRQMRVLAQSVRARYEELTGAVAREQRTLDDGTVVTVGETFPDDGYLGDYITDIARSLQDEHGDALLDEDTLRPFQDAAEEVIFAEIEATLERLNISMDTFFNERSLYSDHRVERVVERLKAAGYTYESDDALWFETTRFGKDSDTVLIKSTGEPTYRTPDIAYHADKFDRGFDVIIDVLGADHIATYPDVISALEVLGYDADRVEVLLYQFVTLVRGGEPVKMSTRRANYVTLDELIDEVGADVTRFFFLMRAASTHLDFDLDLAAEASDKNPVFYLQYAHARICSIFDKAVAEGLSLDDAPDLSVLTHDAETDLIKELLRFPTVIQRAAEARAPHYVATYLRDVATAFSQFYGHCHIIGEAEALGTARLHLAHATRTVLANGLTVLGISAPESM
- a CDS encoding class I SAM-dependent methyltransferase, with the translated sequence MSAEFWNDRFAHDTFVYGTAPNTFIAEATDAWLPPGCSVLDVGAGEGRNAVALARRGHAVTALDYSDEGLVKAETLAMRHGLTLDTIQADVTTWTPERTWDALVCTFLHLPAPDRPRFYETLQAALAPGGWLVAEWFRPEQITEGYDSGGPPDVTMMVTPQELRDAFDPAGLQVLRDATPTLDEGPHHQGPAATVQCVWHKPDAA